Part of the Oncorhynchus kisutch isolate 150728-3 linkage group LG2, Okis_V2, whole genome shotgun sequence genome, TGCAGTAGTTGATCTTCCCTTGGCAGGCAAGCCTTGGTTTTTGTGTTAAAATAATTTATGTCCTTTACAAAACTCCTGACTGGATTTTTGTCAATAATGATAATGTTATTGCTCCATTTTGGCATCATTCTTATTTGTGTATTCATATTCACTGAATTAATTGATGAAGTATGCTAGTAGTTCATGTCTGACATGGACCAAAGTATATGTTGAATTTGCTTAAATGGTACTCTGTCAATGAAATATATCAATACAGACGGTTCAATCAAATCCTTTCATTGACTGAGAGTACTATTTATGCAAATTCAAAATACACTTTGGTCCATGTCAGACATTGACTAACTACTAGCATGGGACATAGGGACTAACTACTAGCATGGGACATAGGGAAATGTGTCATGAGATTTGTTCATGTATCCTTCAGGGCATAGTGTAGTGCAACCTAATTGATAAATGCTGTCAGAAGGGGGATTATTATTGTGTTGGATTTGGACCGTTTGAAGTTGCAGTTTCCCAAAAGCTTTCTTTATTGGTCtctgtattattatttttctgaATGTGCCATTTTGGTTATTTTATTCATTCTGCCATTTTCTTTACACATTAGCTTACATCATACTGCTTGGTATTTTGATTGTCATGAAGGGGTTAATATTTTTTACcccaaaatatttattttgactTTTTGGGGGGTTTAATTTTACTACAGAATGGTTTGATACATTTATTTTTGGAAAAGGTTTCTAATTTCATGTCTCTTGTTTTTATGTTCTGTCTTTTAATGTTCTGTTTCCTTTTTTCCCATTTTGTATTAGACCTACTGCCTGTCTTTTGGGGTTTTGCTGCCATGTTTTCATTTTAAGTCTTTGTGAGATTGAGAAATAAACCTCACTTTTTGATCAAAATGATTGAATGTAGTCTGTTTTCATTGCATGTATTTTGCTGCCTATGTCATGGATGATCAAAGGGACTTTCATGACCCGCGGGTGTCTCATATGCTATGTACGTATGTACTTCACACTCGGAATATGATCCCCAGTAAacggtcatggctagaagggatccagcgTTTGTCAGAATGTACTTTTTGTAGCCGGCTTAGGAACATTTACGCAGTAGGTTATAATTAACGTGGCAGTTGAGAATTAGGATAAGGtcaggaaaagggttagggttagtttaaaaaataaaaaaacttttGACGGaattttgacaaaagctggattcCATTTAGACATGACCGCCCCCCACAACTGACTGGCCTATTGTCCAATCACAAGCAGGACCATGGTTTCTGGTTACTTGGAAACTGTTGCTTTGGAGATGATATTTCAACTCTAGTTTATTTGACCCTCGGCAGGTTGAGGGGAACTTTTCGTAATTAGTCGCCTAATCAAAAGAGACTTggtagttaaatatatatatatatttttaaagaggcTTGAGTAAATAGAAAATGCCTGTTCAGTCAGTTCCCCTAGCCTCTGTGACGATTGGACCGCAGTCTTGGCGAGATGATACGATGCACTCTATACGGTTAGCGGAACACTTGGTGCGGCAAACCCACGCAGGACGGCCGGGGTCTATCAGCCGTGCGCGGAGCTGTAGCGCCACCGCGTTTACCCGGAGGCGCACAGACACAATTGAAGAGGTTGGAAGTGGAGATACTCATGATGCTTTGTGCAAGAATAAACTCAGACCCCAAAACACAGGCACAATGGTGAGAGCATAATATTTTAAAGTTATGATATGAATTAAATTAATAGTGAATGAATGTGCACTATTTTGAATCATGTGGGCTATATAAGCTTTAGCCTAAAATGTATGTTGGTGGTAATTGCTGTTTTGCGAAATAATGCAATCACAGTTAATGAAAATAAGTTATATATTGTTGTATATGTAGACTTCAATGTCATTATCTTATGTCATGTTTAGTTCCCatatgctaccaccaccacaTTTGTGGTCCCGTTTCCCCCTCCCTGCTTCCGAGAGCAATGTGCAGAGGCCAGTGTCGGGGTAGCAAGGGAGTACATGCGCAGTGTGAGGGAAATGGAGGGCGAGATACGTAGACAAGCTGGCCGGGTGGCACATGAATGCGTTAAACTGGAGCGGGAGAGAGGCCTCCTGGAGAGGATGCTGAGGAGCCTGAGGTGTGAAATGCTGATCAACAAGAAGAGTGTGGAGGGAAGGACCACAAGACCAGCTTCTACTGAGACTGTGAGTTCAGTGTGTGCAGTGCATGAGTCACAACTTAATTTATTTGTGTTAATTTCATATTTCCACCTGACCCCAAGTTATTCTGCCTAGTATTGCTTTGCTGGACTACATTAGGCCAATATGTATTCCAATCTACTGTATGGctatgagaagaaaaaaaaacacttcagATGATTGTTCTGTTTCCAGGGCAGAGACGGAGCAGACCATTTGCTGGAGTGTGAAAAGAGAGAACTCACTGAGCTGAAACAGGAGATGGAGAGCACTCTGAGGAGCACACTAGCCCAACTACAGGTGATGACATCTAACTGCTAGAGGCCGGGTTACTGTAAAAACACTATGACAAATGCTAATGTACACAGGGCTTTATAAAACAAATGTGATTGGTCTCATTCTCTCTTTTTGTGGTTTTCAATGGATACAGGTGCCTAGGGTTATGATTATGCCTATTCAAGAAAGTTGTTGAGATATCCCTTGATTTGCTATTGATATACCcgtaaaaaaaaaacgtatttctctctctctctccttgccgtGTATAGACCCTGGGTCAGTGCAGTAGGCAGCTGTTGGACTGTGCCAGTGAGAGAGCGCGTGTTCTAGAGCTTCTACCACACActggctctggctctctctccaCAGGGGGACAGGGAACTCCCTCCCAAGGCCTCATAAAACTACCAGAGCCAATCGGCCCCTTCACTCCAGGTGCTATGTCAATAACATACTGTACTAATGTAACACAGTTTATGGCACTGCATTGACGTCACCTTGTCCCATATAGTGCCTATTGTGGTTACActttgttttattgtcagtgatTCACCTAGTTTTTGTCTTAGACACGACATGGTGACAGTGTAATTACATAATAGTTACATAATAGCCactcatttatttatttgggATTTATTTAAACCAGCAGCTGTAGGCTTATCATTTGCTAGTTAGCCCCACAAATTGCCCATTTCTACTATACCCTCTTAGTGGATACTAGGCAAATATCAGCTGAAACAGGTCTGAAAAATAAAGAATTACCCACATCTTTCCCTTCTCAGAATGTAAGCAGGTTCTGGAGTCTTCCACTCTGGCTGTGAACCAATCACAGCTGCTACGAGAAAACATCAGGCAGATGATTGGCAATGCCATCGCCAGGCAAAAAGCTGCCCACCGTACTGTCAATGAAGCTCTGGTGAAGAAAATAGCTGAGACAGTCACTCTGAAGGTACAGCAGGGGACATACGATAGTATTTAACATTTAAAAGTAAAAATAGTAAAACTCTCATTCTCTCACACAGCAAAATCTTACAATTATGTCTGCAGCCGCCAGGCAGGCCATTTTCCGCAAACAGAGGCAGCTGAACTGCATTCGTCATAGCCATGACAGAGCACTGGTCAGTATGTGAGTGGAACTGTCTGTAAGCTTTGTCATGGATAAGCATGTGCATTGGagatagtgtctgtatctgtgctGATTTGGTAAAGAAAGAGCCACTAACATTGGTGtaatggttggttggttggttgtaaTAATGTTGATAGTGGGTGACTTCACTACTCCACCCCTATCTtcctatgttgtcatgtgttttccAGGGCCCTGAGTACAG contains:
- the tektl1 gene encoding coiled-coil domain-containing protein 105; its protein translation is MPVQSVPLASVTIGPQSWRDDTMHSIRLAEHLVRQTHAGRPGSISRARSCSATAFTRRRTDTIEEVGSGDTHDALCKNKLRPQNTGTMFPYATTTTFVVPFPPPCFREQCAEASVGVAREYMRSVREMEGEIRRQAGRVAHECVKLERERGLLERMLRSLRCEMLINKKSVEGRTTRPASTETGRDGADHLLECEKRELTELKQEMESTLRSTLAQLQTLGQCSRQLLDCASERARVLELLPHTGSGSLSTGGQGTPSQGLIKLPEPIGPFTPECKQVLESSTLAVNQSQLLRENIRQMIGNAIARQKAAHRTVNEALVKKIAETVTLKQNLTIMSAAARQAIFRKQRQLNCIRHSHDRALGPEYSGDILSREKLNRPIVKVYHRHPGTQLPEAAHLIQGSSVLRHCLLSSEEELSRLQGTCLQLVANLHGKRAAEQVDSAVIRLRRQLVDRRAMPTFLQQGLY